GTTCGGCTCGAAGCCTACGTCGAGAAGATCATCGCCGAGCGCCGGGCTAGCCCGCACGCGACGCAGGAGGACCTGCTCGACCTGCTGATCAACACCAGCGACGACGGCAACGTCACGCATCAGCAGCTCGCCGACCTGATCACCTTCTTCTTCCTCGCCGGTTACGACACGTCGAAGAACGTGCTGACCTATCTGATGTACACGCTGCTCGACTATCCCGAAATCTACGCGCGCTGCGCCGAGGATCACGACTATTGCCGCAAGGTGATCGAGGAAGGGCTGCGCTACTTCAACCCCAGCACGGTCGCGCGCTTCGTCGACAAGGAATTCATCTACCGCGACGTCGTGTTCCCCAAGGACCAGATGATGTTCTTCCCGTTGAGCGTCTCGGGCCGCGATCCCGGCAGTTATGACGAGCCGGACCGCTTCGATCCCGATCGCGTGATCGATCCCAAGAAGCGCCAGATCGCCTTCGCGCTTGGCAAGCACATGTGCCTTGGCCAGTACATCGCCCGCGCGCAGTTGCAGGAAGCGCTCCACCAGATCGCCCAGCGCATGAAGCACCCCAAGCTCGCCGGCACGCCCGGCCACCGTCCGTTCTACGGCGCCTGGGGGCTCAAGGGCCTGCCGATCACTTTCGAGCCGGGCGAGGCGAGGGTGCTCGAAGAGGCCTGACGCGCAGCGAACCGCCGGATCGCCAGCGCGGTCGCGATCAGCGGCAGCAGCCAGGCGATCCAGGCGTCGCAGGCATAGAACGTGTCGAACTGGCGCCGGGCTCCGACCATGGCCCATAGCGCCAGATAGATTCGGAAGAACACCGCGCCCGAGGTCGTTGCTGCCATCAGCAGCATGCAGGCCCGATGCACGGCGATCCGGCCTTGGCGGATCGCGCGGATACCCAGCACGAGCAGCACCAGCCAGGTCGTCGCCTGCGCGGTGAAGCCCGCCGCCGACCACAGCGTCACCGGCGCGGCCCAGGCGACCGGAAAGGCGGTCAGGCCCGCTACCAGCACGTCGGCCGCCGCCAGGCGTCCGACCGGCCGGTGCCAGGCCGGGCGATGGCGCAGCGCGTAGGCTAACGGCAGGAGCAACAGCGCCAGCCCACCGGTGACCATGTGGAGCGGGAAGATCAGCGGCAGCAGCTCGACCTTCACCGCCAGGCTTTCGGGAAAGTCGTCGTTGGCGAAGGCCGACCACAGCGCTTTGCCTGCGGTATAAGTTACAAGGCCGGCAATCGCTGCTAGGATCAGCGCCAGAACGGTCCGCCGCAACGGGCCGCCCGCACCAACCGCTTCGCCTGAGGACTGCTCCATGACGGCTTTATCCCATTCGCTCGTCGGCTTGTCGATGCGCGCGCTGCTCGTGCTTGGCCTGGCTGCGACGACCGCGCCGGTCCTCGCAGCGGCACCGGGGGCGGCGGCATCGTCGCCCTATTACGGCCGCTGGACCGTATCCGAAGACCGCCCGGTCTTCACCGCGCGCGGCCGGCTCTACAAGACGATCGACGTGGTGCCCTGCGGCCGCGATTTCTGCGGCGTCAGCGTGGACGACCGCGGCACCTGCGGGGCTACGCTGTTCCGCTTCCTCAGCGTCCACGCCAACGGCACCTACGAACTGCGCGGCCACGGCAAATGGGGCGACGCCAAGAAGAACCTCGAGATCTACAGCGACGGCGATCCCGAGCCGGGCGCCGATCGCAGCTTCGATCTCTATCTGGGCGACGGCCACGACTTCGGCGGCCGGTCGGAATCGATGCCGAAGTTCCACGCCAGCTACCGTCGCCTCGGCAACGGCAACTGCCGGGCAAGCTGATTCTCGGCTCGCGGCCCTGGTGATCGGCGTTTATTTCGCAGGTGCAGCATAATTGCTTGGCAAGCCTCGGATGTTGCGGCATCAATTGTGTTCTCAGGGAGTCGCAATGCAGCCAGGCAGTCGCGCGCAGTATGATGAAATGTACGATCCGGACGGGGGCGTACGGCCTGCCTACGCCGGCTTTTGCAACTGGTACGACGCGCAGGATCGCGACTGGCTGAAGAAGCAGGACATAGAGGCGGAGCGCTTCTTCCGCCGCACCGGCATCACTTTCAACGTCTATGGCGACGATGCTGCCGAGGAGCGGCTGATCCCCTTCGACATGATCCCGCGGATCATCACCGCGAACGAGTGGCGCAAGCTGTCGCGCGGGATCGAGCAGCGGGTCCGCGCGCTCAACGCCTTCCTCCACGACCTGTACCACCGCCAGGAGATCGTCCGGGCCGGGCGCCTGCCCGAGCGGCTGCTGCAAGGCAACGAGGCCTTCCTGCCGCAGATGGCCGGTTTCTCGCCGCCGGGCGATGTCTACACTCACGTCGTCGGGATCGACCTCGTCCGCACCGGCCCCGACGAATTCATGGTGCTCGAGGACAATGCCCGCACGCCGTCGGGCGTTTCCTACATGCTCGAAAACCGCGAGACGATGATGGCGATGTTCCCCGAGCTGTTCAGCCGGGTCGCGGTCCGCCCGGTCTCGGACTATCCGCGCCGGCTCGCGCGCAGCCTGGCTGCTTGCGCGCCCGACTGCGCGGGGGAGCGGCCCGTGGTCGCGGTGCTGACGCCGGGCATCTTCAACTCGGCCTATTTCGAGCATGCCTTTCTCGCCGACCAGATGGGCGCCGAACTGGTCGAGGGCAGTGATCTGCGTGTGGTCGACGGCCGCATCGCCATGCGCACGACCACCGGCTACCAGCCGATCGACGTGATCTATCGCCGCGTCGACGACGATTTCCTCGATCCGCTCAGCTTCAACAAGGACTCCGTGCTGGGCGTCGCCGGGATCATGGACATCTACCGCGCGGGCCGCATCACGATCGCCAATGCGCCGGGCACCGGCATCGCCGACGACAAGGCGATCTACAGCTTCATGCCCGAGATCGTCGAGTTCTACACGGGCGAGAAGCCTTTGCTTAACAACGTGCCGACCTGGCGCTGCAGCGAGCCGGAATCGCTCAAATACGTACTCGACAACCTCAAGGACCTCGTCGTCAAGGAAGTCCACGGATCGGGCGGCTATGGCATGCTGATCGGCCCGACCTCGTCGAAGGGCGAGATCGCGCGGTTCGAGAAGAAGCTGCGCGCCAAGCCCGAGAATTACATCGCCCAGCCGACTCTGGCGCTGTCGACCTGTCCGATCTTCACCAAGGCCGGCCTAGCGCCGCGGCACGTCGACCTGCGGCCGTTCTGCCTGGTCTCGCCGGGCGGCATCGACATAACGCCGGGCGGGCTCACCCGCGTGGCGCTCAAGAAGGGCTCGCTGGTCGTCAACTCGTCGCAGGGCGGTGGGACCAAGGATAGCTGGGTGCTGGAAGACTGATGCCCGGAGATTCTTCATGTTAGGCAGAAGCGCCAACGGCATCTACTGGATGGCCCGCTACCTCGAGCGGGCCGAGAACACCGCGCGCCTGCTCGACGTCGGCTTCCGCATGGCGCTGACCCGCGGCGCGCAGGCGGCGAGCGAGGAATGGAAGTCGGTGCTGATCACGA
The window above is part of the Novosphingobium sp. G106 genome. Proteins encoded here:
- a CDS encoding cytochrome P450 yields the protein MDNAPLALDQLDLPYLEYTNPALAADPYPYFAEARAKHPWLARTDLGIVVTEYQAMRDLFGRDELRAPYADVVKVLGQENTPWGDFTERQMIALPAETHRFLRDTFAAKFTPRNANELRPLMRANLSKLLDEWAPRENIDFEEFAANFPISVMFALVGAPQDGIALLRDDLEVIGLAHSYQEDLFPRIQEGMVRLEAYVEKIIAERRASPHATQEDLLDLLINTSDDGNVTHQQLADLITFFFLAGYDTSKNVLTYLMYTLLDYPEIYARCAEDHDYCRKVIEEGLRYFNPSTVARFVDKEFIYRDVVFPKDQMMFFPLSVSGRDPGSYDEPDRFDPDRVIDPKKRQIAFALGKHMCLGQYIARAQLQEALHQIAQRMKHPKLAGTPGHRPFYGAWGLKGLPITFEPGEARVLEEA
- a CDS encoding DUF420 domain-containing protein; this translates as MEQSSGEAVGAGGPLRRTVLALILAAIAGLVTYTAGKALWSAFANDDFPESLAVKVELLPLIFPLHMVTGGLALLLLPLAYALRHRPAWHRPVGRLAAADVLVAGLTAFPVAWAAPVTLWSAAGFTAQATTWLVLLVLGIRAIRQGRIAVHRACMLLMAATTSGAVFFRIYLALWAMVGARRQFDTFYACDAWIAWLLPLIATALAIRRFAARQASSSTLASPGSKVIGRPLSPQAP
- a CDS encoding circularly permuted type 2 ATP-grasp protein; this encodes MQPGSRAQYDEMYDPDGGVRPAYAGFCNWYDAQDRDWLKKQDIEAERFFRRTGITFNVYGDDAAEERLIPFDMIPRIITANEWRKLSRGIEQRVRALNAFLHDLYHRQEIVRAGRLPERLLQGNEAFLPQMAGFSPPGDVYTHVVGIDLVRTGPDEFMVLEDNARTPSGVSYMLENRETMMAMFPELFSRVAVRPVSDYPRRLARSLAACAPDCAGERPVVAVLTPGIFNSAYFEHAFLADQMGAELVEGSDLRVVDGRIAMRTTTGYQPIDVIYRRVDDDFLDPLSFNKDSVLGVAGIMDIYRAGRITIANAPGTGIADDKAIYSFMPEIVEFYTGEKPLLNNVPTWRCSEPESLKYVLDNLKDLVVKEVHGSGGYGMLIGPTSSKGEIARFEKKLRAKPENYIAQPTLALSTCPIFTKAGLAPRHVDLRPFCLVSPGGIDITPGGLTRVALKKGSLVVNSSQGGGTKDSWVLED